From a single Streptomyces liliifuscus genomic region:
- a CDS encoding DUF6197 family protein, translating into MTTHAPVRATPPVTAPVELDLEARLAIVDAIMAARIDRAGLAFDINTAYIPGAEMPEITAPLPLTPTAAPDPYATPIAGILHRARNRIMQGGWCRDAIYDEGGATCPIRAIRLEAASRGQADDACVLLLDVIRAELPHVETIPSWNADQASVAPVLRYLERAADRAHRRGI; encoded by the coding sequence ATGACCACGCACGCCCCCGTGCGAGCAACCCCGCCCGTCACCGCCCCCGTTGAACTCGACCTCGAAGCGCGACTCGCCATCGTCGACGCAATCATGGCGGCCCGTATCGACCGGGCCGGACTCGCCTTCGACATCAACACCGCCTACATCCCCGGCGCCGAAATGCCGGAGATTACGGCGCCCCTGCCGCTCACCCCCACCGCAGCGCCCGACCCCTACGCGACGCCGATCGCCGGAATCCTCCACCGGGCCCGCAACCGGATCATGCAGGGCGGATGGTGCCGGGACGCGATCTACGACGAGGGCGGCGCGACCTGCCCCATCCGGGCCATCCGACTTGAGGCGGCCAGTCGAGGTCAAGCCGACGACGCGTGCGTGCTGCTCCTCGACGTCATCCGCGCCGAACTGCCGCACGTCGAAACGATCCCCAGCTGGAACGCCGATCAGGCCAGCGTCGCGCCCGTCCTGCGGTACCTCGAACGCGCCGCCGACCGCGCCCACAGGCGCGGCATCTAA